From the Sediminitomix flava genome, one window contains:
- a CDS encoding sigma-54-dependent transcriptional regulator, with translation MARNKIIGKVLIVDDNEDLLQAARLYLKRHVVQVDIEPDPHKIPLRFANEAYDVVLLDMNFTEDVDSGQEGLYWMDQILQLAPSVTIILITAYGNIDLAVKAVKSGATDFLTKPWDNERLLNTIKTAIELKKVKSQSGTLEINLEETKVIGQSNAMRKVFDQIQRVAPTDASVLLLGENGTGKEVIAKALHEASERKDETFVAVDLGAVTETLFESELFGHTKGSFTDAKTDRIGRFEEADKGTIFLDEIGNLSLPLQQKLLTVLQKREVTKVGSNKETPIDIRLICATNMDLFKMVEEGTFRQDLLFRINTISIDLPPLREREEDIHLLAEYFLEIYAQKYNREITGIGIGALRRMEKYHWHGNVRELQHAIERAVIMANEPILQAEDFQFYERTSTSSSAQEQDLNLNLEDTEKRLIKKALEKHEGNLTHAADELGLTRTSLYRRVKKYGL, from the coding sequence ATGGCCAGAAATAAGATCATAGGTAAAGTACTCATTGTTGACGATAATGAAGATTTGCTTCAAGCAGCTCGACTGTATTTGAAAAGGCATGTTGTACAAGTAGATATAGAGCCTGATCCGCATAAAATTCCCTTACGTTTTGCCAATGAAGCCTACGATGTGGTCTTGCTGGATATGAACTTCACTGAAGATGTAGACAGTGGACAGGAAGGACTTTATTGGATGGATCAAATTTTACAGTTAGCCCCTTCTGTCACGATCATTCTGATCACAGCCTACGGAAACATTGATTTGGCTGTAAAAGCAGTGAAATCTGGTGCTACTGACTTTCTGACCAAGCCTTGGGACAATGAGCGTTTGCTAAATACTATAAAAACGGCCATCGAACTCAAAAAAGTAAAAAGCCAGAGTGGAACGCTTGAAATCAATTTGGAGGAAACGAAAGTGATTGGTCAGAGTAATGCTATGCGAAAAGTATTTGACCAAATTCAAAGAGTTGCTCCTACCGATGCGAGTGTTTTACTTTTGGGCGAAAACGGAACAGGGAAAGAAGTTATAGCCAAAGCACTTCATGAAGCTTCTGAACGAAAAGACGAGACTTTTGTAGCTGTTGATCTTGGTGCAGTGACAGAAACACTTTTTGAATCTGAGCTTTTCGGACATACCAAAGGCTCTTTTACCGATGCAAAAACAGATCGTATTGGGCGTTTTGAAGAGGCTGATAAAGGAACAATTTTTTTAGATGAAATCGGGAATTTATCGTTACCTCTCCAACAAAAACTACTGACTGTTCTCCAAAAAAGAGAAGTAACCAAAGTCGGGAGTAATAAAGAGACACCAATAGATATCAGACTGATTTGTGCAACAAATATGGATTTGTTCAAGATGGTGGAAGAAGGAACGTTTCGTCAAGATCTTTTATTCAGAATCAATACGATTTCCATTGACCTCCCTCCTCTCCGAGAGCGAGAAGAAGATATTCATTTGTTAGCCGAATACTTTTTAGAAATATATGCCCAAAAATACAATCGTGAAATAACAGGAATTGGAATTGGTGCACTTCGTAGAATGGAGAAATACCATTGGCACGGAAATGTTAGAGAGTTACAACATGCCATAGAGAGAGCTGTAATTATGGCCAATGAACCGATTCTACAAGCCGAAGATTTTCAGTTTTATGAACGAACAAGCACAAGTTCATCGGCTCAAGAACAAGACCTAAATTTGAATTTGGAAGATACCGAAAAGCGATTGATCAAAAAGGCATTGGAAAAACACGAAGGAAATCTAACGCATGCAGCCGATGAGTTAGGACTTACCCGTACATCTTTATACCGCAGAGTCAAAAAATATGGTTTATAG
- a CDS encoding TerD family protein produces MAISLNKKTGINLKKGSSISLEKEGNQLREVCIGLNWGMIEKKAFFGLFDEKEKVDLDASAALFDQNGEALDVVYFNKLKSDDLAIIHSGDDRSGDEGGDDGFDNEVIQVKLSDIDSKVSRIFFFLNSYEGHDFADIPYSKIRIFEGNSHEVRDVLATFDLSADISYKGYVSMLMGVLDRDVKGWKFTTLGNPVETKRVEDTVNHIKGKFFRK; encoded by the coding sequence ATGGCAATTTCACTGAATAAAAAAACAGGAATTAACCTTAAAAAAGGAAGTTCTATTTCTCTTGAAAAGGAAGGAAACCAATTAAGAGAAGTTTGTATCGGATTGAACTGGGGTATGATTGAAAAGAAAGCATTCTTTGGTTTATTCGACGAAAAAGAAAAAGTAGACCTAGATGCATCTGCGGCATTGTTTGATCAAAATGGAGAAGCACTTGATGTTGTTTATTTCAACAAACTTAAATCAGATGATCTAGCAATTATCCATAGTGGTGATGACCGTTCTGGAGATGAAGGTGGCGATGATGGATTTGATAATGAAGTGATCCAAGTAAAGCTTTCAGATATTGATAGTAAGGTGAGTCGAATCTTTTTCTTTTTGAATTCTTATGAAGGACATGATTTTGCTGATATTCCTTATTCTAAGATTCGAATTTTTGAGGGTAATTCACATGAGGTTCGAGATGTCTTAGCCACATTTGACCTGTCTGCTGACATTTCTTACAAAGGCTATGTCTCTATGCTGATGGGAGTATTGGACCGTGATGTAAAAGGATGGAAGTTTACAACTTTAGGAAATCCAGTTGAGACTAAAAGAGTTGAAGATACTGTAAATCACATTAAAGGTAAGTTCTTTAGAAAATAA
- a CDS encoding TerD family protein — translation MAISLKKGGSINLTKKAPTLKKIMIGLGWELKPNASLDLDASVFMIGENGKLPSDEYFVFYNNLKSPDGSVQHTGDNRTGAGEGDDEMILANLDLINPQVKEILITVSVHDNHVGASFGDLQDAYVRIVDVENNTEILRYDLDAEYSDATDVEFGRLIRGVDGWTFKASGFGDRKGLQGLVDIYA, via the coding sequence ACCCTTAAGAAAATTATGATTGGATTAGGATGGGAGTTGAAACCAAACGCTTCTCTTGATCTAGACGCATCTGTTTTTATGATTGGTGAAAATGGAAAGCTTCCTTCAGACGAATATTTCGTTTTCTACAATAACCTAAAGTCTCCTGATGGATCAGTTCAACACACGGGTGATAATAGAACTGGAGCAGGAGAAGGTGATGATGAAATGATCTTAGCTAATCTAGACCTTATAAACCCACAGGTAAAAGAGATACTAATAACAGTTTCTGTTCATGACAACCATGTAGGTGCTAGTTTTGGTGATTTACAAGATGCTTATGTTCGAATTGTAGATGTAGAAAATAACACAGAAATCCTTAGATATGACCTGGATGCTGAATACTCAGACGCGACCGATGTAGAATTCGGACGTTTGATTCGAGGTGTTGATGGATGGACTTTTAAAGCCTCTGGTTTTGGAGATCGAAAAGGATTACAAGGATTAGTAGACATTTATGCATAA
- the rarD gene encoding EamA family transporter RarD, which translates to MNQKYTTQGYLMAIGAYIIWGFLPLYWKGLHELPAFEILSHRVVWSFALLLLFNLVMGRKDIFAYFKSAKTRRPLYITSILISLNWVIYIFAVNTGHTVDASLGYYINPLVSVILGMIFFKEKLTKTTAVALGLATLGVLYQTISYGKFPWVAISLALTFGVYGLFKKKYALDSINSLMVETLMVTPFCLGYVIFLGIKGEGHIYSGNIQHDALLMLAGLVTSIPLYLFGEGAKRIPLSAIGFLQYIAPTMMLLIGVFFFGEEFTNAHIISFALIWSGLAVYTVSAIRKMKKRKKEEVLIKS; encoded by the coding sequence ATGAACCAGAAATATACTACTCAAGGCTATCTGATGGCTATCGGAGCCTATATTATTTGGGGTTTTCTACCCTTGTATTGGAAAGGGCTTCATGAACTACCTGCCTTCGAAATTCTTTCTCATAGAGTGGTTTGGTCTTTCGCCCTATTACTATTGTTCAATTTGGTTATGGGACGAAAGGATATTTTTGCCTATTTCAAATCAGCCAAAACAAGACGTCCACTTTACATCACCTCAATTCTAATTTCACTGAACTGGGTGATCTATATTTTTGCGGTAAATACAGGGCATACAGTAGATGCAAGTTTGGGATATTACATCAATCCGCTTGTCAGTGTTATACTCGGTATGATTTTCTTTAAAGAGAAATTAACCAAAACGACAGCTGTAGCACTAGGACTTGCTACATTGGGTGTACTTTATCAGACTATCAGCTATGGTAAATTCCCTTGGGTAGCAATCAGTTTGGCACTTACTTTTGGTGTTTATGGTCTATTCAAGAAGAAATATGCGCTAGATTCGATTAATAGTCTTATGGTAGAAACCTTGATGGTTACACCTTTCTGTTTGGGCTATGTTATTTTCTTAGGAATAAAAGGAGAGGGGCATATCTATTCAGGAAACATACAACATGATGCCTTATTGATGTTGGCAGGGCTTGTAACCTCAATTCCGTTATACTTATTCGGAGAAGGAGCTAAGAGGATACCTCTATCTGCCATTGGGTTCTTGCAGTACATTGCTCCAACTATGATGCTCTTGATAGGCGTATTCTTTTTTGGAGAAGAATTTACCAACGCACATATCATCAGTTTTGCTTTGATCTGGTCTGGATTAGCGGTTTACACAGTATCGGCAATTCGGAAAATGAAGAAAAGGAAAAAAGAAGAAGTTCTAATCAAATCATAA
- a CDS encoding sensor histidine kinase yields MVYRKFQIGMLLRILLLVIAIWGTMWVQFHWEERTLTLSLGLLAVVGIVIELFRYSQKTNRLLKDFFESVKYQDYAIQFSSNYKKDTGLVALQQTLENFIFKLKDDRAEQEAYQLSLEFILNQIQTGILVYDEKGKIILSNHAAGQYLQVKDLHLILELEKQDYQWWNTLVQSPVGKKVLLTQSHEQRYSVLKNEIRLRGEKVNLVVIQNIYSELQQKEIESWQKLTSVLRHEIINSISPIMSLSDTLIEILELDSEPLADGKKIDDDTFDDLNESLAIISKRSKGLVNFLDEYRDYTSLPKPEFEETYLDTLLQDIVQLVKTEMQEAKVSLIYTCDSPKLKHHIDQEKVEMVLINLLKNARQAVKGNEQAEVRLTLGFDTMNRPLIEVEDNGCGIVEEAISKVFLPFYSTKKDGSGIGLYLSKQIMQLHNGEISVKSEYGKGTVFSLKF; encoded by the coding sequence ATGGTTTATAGAAAGTTTCAGATCGGGATGCTACTTCGCATCTTACTTTTGGTGATAGCCATATGGGGAACTATGTGGGTACAATTTCATTGGGAAGAAAGAACACTCACGCTTTCTTTAGGGCTACTTGCTGTTGTTGGAATAGTCATAGAACTATTCAGATACAGTCAGAAAACAAATAGGCTTTTGAAAGACTTTTTTGAGAGTGTAAAATACCAAGATTATGCGATTCAGTTTTCATCTAATTATAAAAAGGATACAGGACTTGTCGCACTTCAGCAGACCTTAGAAAACTTCATTTTCAAGCTGAAAGATGACCGTGCTGAACAAGAAGCTTATCAACTTTCACTTGAGTTTATACTGAATCAAATACAAACAGGGATTTTGGTTTATGATGAAAAAGGGAAAATCATCTTATCAAACCATGCGGCAGGGCAATACCTCCAAGTGAAAGATTTACATCTGATCTTAGAACTAGAAAAGCAGGATTACCAGTGGTGGAATACACTAGTACAATCGCCTGTTGGGAAAAAGGTATTATTGACCCAAAGTCACGAACAAAGGTATTCGGTACTGAAAAATGAAATTCGTCTTCGTGGAGAAAAGGTGAATTTGGTTGTAATTCAGAATATATACTCAGAGCTTCAGCAAAAAGAAATAGAGTCTTGGCAGAAATTAACTTCGGTCTTACGTCATGAAATCATCAATTCTATTTCTCCAATTATGTCACTTTCAGATACACTTATCGAAATTCTGGAATTGGATAGCGAGCCTTTAGCAGATGGGAAAAAAATAGATGATGATACTTTTGATGATTTGAATGAGAGTTTAGCGATCATCAGTAAACGAAGTAAAGGACTGGTCAATTTCTTGGATGAATACCGAGATTATACAAGTTTACCTAAACCAGAATTTGAAGAGACTTATTTGGATACGCTTTTGCAAGACATTGTACAGCTTGTTAAAACAGAGATGCAAGAGGCAAAAGTATCCTTGATCTATACATGTGATAGTCCTAAACTGAAGCACCATATTGACCAAGAGAAAGTTGAAATGGTATTGATCAATCTTTTGAAAAATGCACGTCAAGCAGTAAAAGGAAATGAACAAGCAGAGGTACGACTTACTTTGGGTTTTGATACCATGAATCGTCCGCTCATAGAAGTAGAAGACAATGGTTGTGGTATTGTAGAAGAAGCAATAAGTAAAGTGTTTTTACCTTTCTATTCCACCAAAAAAGATGGATCGGGTATCGGGTTGTATCTTTCTAAACAGATTATGCAATTACACAACGGTGAAATTAGCGTAAAATCTGAATATGGTAAGGGGACTGTGTTCTCCTTAAAATTCTAA